AGGTTCTCAGATGGGAGAGCGACCGCTCCCTGGAACGCCAGTGGCTGGAGAAGGCCGGACTAAGACTTCCCCGCGTCTATGAAGACCCCGACGACATAGACGGACCGGTCATAGTGAAACCCCACGGAGCCAAGGGAGGGAAGGGCTACTTTCTTGCGAAATCGCCGGAAGACTTCTGGGGGAAGGCTGGAAGGCTCGGCATCAAAACCAAGGAAGACCTCACCGGAATCCAGATCCAGGAGTACGTAATCGGGGTTCCCGTTTATCCCCACTACTTCTACTCGAAGCTGAACCGCGAACTTGAGTTGATGAGCATCGACAGGCGCTATGAATCCAACGCCGACGCGATAGGCAGGATTCCCGCGGGGGAGCAGCTCGACCTTGAACTTCCAACCAACTACACCGTGATAGGCAACATCCCGATAGTCCTTCGCGAGAGCCTTCTGATGGACGTCATCGAGGCAGGAGAAAGGGTAGTCAGATCGGCGGAGGGGCTGATGGGTGGCCTGTGGGGTCCCTTCTGCCTGGAGGGAGTCTTCACAGAGGAGCTGGAGTTCGTCGTCTTCGAGATCTCCGCAAGGATAGTGGCCGGAACCAACCCCTTTGTCCACGGTTCGCCCTACAGCTGGCTCCGCTACGATGAGCCGGTTAGCACGGGAAGGAGAATAGCGATGGAGCTGAGACAGGCCCTGGAGGAGGGAAGACTCGGGGAGGTTTTAACATGAATCTGTTTAATCTTCGTCAGGATAAGTTTATAAATTGACGTCCGAATGGTGGCAAAAAGGTGATGGAGATGTGGGAGAACTTCATTGAGGAGAAGGTGAGGGAAATCCGGGAGACCGTCGGCGACGGTAGGGCCATAATAGCGCTCTCCGGTGGAGTTGACAGCTCCACAGCTGCGGTGCTCGCTCACATGGCAATAGGGGACAGACTTCATGCGGTCTTTGTCAACACGGGCTTCATGAGGAAGGGTGAGCCGGAGTTCGTCGTTAAGACCTTCCGCGACGAGTTCGGGCTGAACCTCCACTACGTTGACGCCAGCGAGCGCTTCTTCAGGGAGCTTAAGGGTGTAAGAGACCCCGAGGAGAAAAGAAAGGTCATCGGCAGGGTCTTCATCGAGGTCTTTGAGGAGGTTGCCAAGGACATAGACGCCCAGTTCCTCATTCAGGGCACGATAGCCCCGGACTGGATAGAGAGCAAGGGCAAGATCAAGAGCCACCACAACGTCGGCGGTCTGCCTGAGAGGCTCAACCTCAGACTCATAGAGCCGCTCAGAGACCTCTATAAGGACGAAGTCAGGGAGCTGGCAAAAGAACTCGGCCTTCCCCAGAAAATATACAACCGCATGCCCTTCCCGGGGCCGGGGCTGGCCGTCAGGGTTCTCGGAGAGGTAACGCCCGAAAAGGTCGCCATAGTCAGGGAGGCAAACGCGATAGTCGAGGAGGAGATAGAGAAGGCCGGGCTGAGACCCTGGCAGGCCTTCGCGGTTCTGCTCGGAGTTAAAACCGTCGGCGTTCAGGGGGACATAAGGGCATACAAGGAGACGGTAGCTGTCCGCGTTGTCGAGAGCCTCGACGGTATGACCGCCAACGCTATGAACGTTCCCTTCGAGGTGCTCCAGAGGATAGCCTTCAGGATAACGAGCGAGATTCCCGAGGTTGGAAGGGTGCTCTACGACATCACCAACAAGCCGCCGGCGACGATAGAGTTTGAGTAGCTCGATACCCTTATTTAGTTTCGATGCCAACATGGAACGGTGGGAGCATGGGGGAGAACGTTGAGGTCGTGGAGGCCGTCTATGAGAACGGCGTGCTTAGACCGCTTAAGCCGCTGAAGCTGAAGGAGGGTGAGAGGGTCCTGCTCAAGGTCAGAAGGGAATCCATCATAGAATTGGCCAGAGAACTGAGGAAAAAGATAACCCCGGAAACTGTGGATATGGATCCTACGGACTACCTGCTCAAGCTCCGTGAGGAGAGGGACTATGCGGGTCGTTATTGATACCTCAGTGGTGTTTCATCTCTTCTCCAGCTTTTACCCTGAGAGAACGCAGATCGCTGAAAGAATCATCGAGATGGTTCAGTCAGGACAAATTGAAGGCTTCGCCCCCCGGATGGGAAGGGCCGAGTTTGTGGCTGTGCTTTCAAGATATTTCGAGAAGAACGAAGTAATGGGAGCACTGTCCGGCTACGATGAGGTTATAACATGGGTTCCGGAGGAGCTTATTATGGAAGATATCATTGAGCTAGCCTTTGAGTTGAAGCATCACGTTTCCGATCTGTATTTCATAGCCACTTCCAAGCTCCTGAATGCGGTTTTACTGACCAACGACAGGAAAATGGCAGATATGGC
This window of the Thermococcus siculi genome carries:
- a CDS encoding formate--phosphoribosylaminoimidazolecarboxamide ligase → MRVATYASHSALQILKGAKQEGFETVAFGPGRVKPLYTRYFPVADHFIEGAYPEEELMELEAVVIPTGSFVAHLGVGLVERMRVPYYGNKEVLRWESDRSLERQWLEKAGLRLPRVYEDPDDIDGPVIVKPHGAKGGKGYFLAKSPEDFWGKAGRLGIKTKEDLTGIQIQEYVIGVPVYPHYFYSKLNRELELMSIDRRYESNADAIGRIPAGEQLDLELPTNYTVIGNIPIVLRESLLMDVIEAGERVVRSAEGLMGGLWGPFCLEGVFTEELEFVVFEISARIVAGTNPFVHGSPYSWLRYDEPVSTGRRIAMELRQALEEGRLGEVLT
- the guaA gene encoding glutamine-hydrolyzing GMP synthase, translating into MWENFIEEKVREIRETVGDGRAIIALSGGVDSSTAAVLAHMAIGDRLHAVFVNTGFMRKGEPEFVVKTFRDEFGLNLHYVDASERFFRELKGVRDPEEKRKVIGRVFIEVFEEVAKDIDAQFLIQGTIAPDWIESKGKIKSHHNVGGLPERLNLRLIEPLRDLYKDEVRELAKELGLPQKIYNRMPFPGPGLAVRVLGEVTPEKVAIVREANAIVEEEIEKAGLRPWQAFAVLLGVKTVGVQGDIRAYKETVAVRVVESLDGMTANAMNVPFEVLQRIAFRITSEIPEVGRVLYDITNKPPATIEFE
- a CDS encoding antitoxin family protein yields the protein MGENVEVVEAVYENGVLRPLKPLKLKEGERVLLKVRRESIIELARELRKKITPETVDMDPTDYLLKLREERDYAGRY
- a CDS encoding type II toxin-antitoxin system VapC family toxin, whose translation is MRVVIDTSVVFHLFSSFYPERTQIAERIIEMVQSGQIEGFAPRMGRAEFVAVLSRYFEKNEVMGALSGYDEVITWVPEELIMEDIIELAFELKHHVSDLYFIATSKLLNAVLLTNDRKMADMAKSIGLKSFYLIEEADKFFKLVEVNE